One segment of Drosophila mauritiana strain mau12 chromosome 3R, ASM438214v1, whole genome shotgun sequence DNA contains the following:
- the LOC117144167 gene encoding vitellogenin-1 isoform X4: protein MALSTEPRTRIVNSRFSSDPRWMWDASNCRVWPLACISAWTRAVFPTARPWLLQKDFTDDCVFNENMGLQNYNTYSSTYHSQARRVFYLALNGSGQPRRTQIPASRSLGKLSTYTNAITETVPQERVEQLIAKNFGANRVKHGVRQLCDTGKPLIELIDVARFKGPPHCSSNTSGSSSSSSSSSSKSSSNSSSSYVPVSAISSLSSISNSSQSESGHISSSLSGSSNSSSNSSSSNSSSNSSRPSGSKANKKKKPKCKPHEQEDTHNCQKRGGAGAGALRKLGPKAKRCKELREKAAAEKRAPPNCGKKNGARKNPTEAAKAVQQRPKGNTQHGGKKKPNKAGKQRQNGGKKQQQHQLQQQQQQPLQHQAKSISGGKRKHRKLDASTTTTMATSLATPPSSHWESSSPLPAFSLSETSDRVERNVRMSSGEEQDQDNEQDQEQSDPAEQGEEEAEGDVGSLEDASYEDASSEAQGRSGAGGDDSLYYDFLCLQLIALVLLRKRAIL, encoded by the exons CGATTCTCCAGCGATCCACGGTGGATGTGGGACGCATCAAACTGCAGAGTGTGGCCACTTGCCTGTATCTCTGCATGGACGCGTGCGGTGTTCCCTACGGCTCG CCCTTGGTTGTTGCAGAAAGACTTCACCGACGACTGCGTCTTCAACGAGAACATGGGTCTTCAGAACTACAACACATACTCCTCCACGTACCACTCTCAGGCGAGGCGGGTCTTCTACCTGGCCCTGAATGGCAGTGGACAGCCCCGGCGCACCCAGATCCCGGCCAGCCGATCGCTGGGCAAGCTGAGCACCTACACGAACGCCATCACGGAGACGGTGCCGCAGGAGCGGGTCGAGCAGCTGATCGCCAAGAATTTTGGTGCCAATCGCGTCAAGCACGGCGTGCGGCAACTCTGTGATACGGGCAAGCCGCTGATCGAGCTGATCGATGTGGCCAGATTCAAGGGGCCGCCAcattgcagcagcaacacaagtggcagcagcagcagcagcagtagtaGCAGTAGCAAAAGTAGTAGCAATAGCAGTAGCAGTTACGTTCCTGTGTCTGCGATCAGCAGCCTGAGTAGTATTAGTAACAGTAGTCAAAGCGAGAGCGGCCATATTAGCAGTAGCCTTAGCGGTAGCAGTAATAGTAGTAGCAATAGCAGTAGCAGTAACAGTAGCAGTAATAGTAGTAGACCGAGTGGTAGCAAGGCcaacaagaagaagaagcccAAGTGCAAGCCGCACGAGCAGGAGGACACTCACAATTGCCAGAAGCGCGGTGGCGCCGGAGCGGGAGCACTGCGAAAATTGGGGCCCAAGGCGAAGAGGTGCAAGGAGCTGCGGGAGAAGGCGGCCGCCGAGAAGCGGGCGCCACCCAATTGTGGCAAGAAGAATGGGGCCAGAAAGAATCCTACAGAGGCAGCCAAAGCGGTGCAACAGCGACCCAAAGGAAACACCCAGCACGGTGGCAAGAAGAAGCCGAACAAGGCGGGTAAACAGCGCcaaaatgggggaaaaaagcagcagcagcatcagttgcagcaacagcaacaacagccgcTGCAACATCAGGCCAAATCCATTTCCGGTGGCAAGAGGAAGCACCGGAAATTGGATGCAAGTACAACCACCACCATGGCCACCAgcctggccacgcccccaagtAGCCACTGGGAGAGCAGCTCACCCCTGCCCGCATTTTCCCTTAGCGAAACCAGCGACAGGGTGGAGCGCAACGTGCGCATGAGCAGCGGCGAGGAGCAGGATCAGGACAACGAACAGGATCAAGAGCAATCCGATCCGGCGGAGCAGGGCGAGGAGGAGGCCGAGGGCGACGTGGGATCCCTGGAAGATGCCAGCTACGAGGACGCAAGTTCCGAGGCCCAAGGACGCAGCGGAGCAGGCGGCGACGATTCGCTCTACTACGATTT CCTGTGTCTGCAGCTAATCGCCCTGGTTTTGCTCCGAAAGAGAGCCATCCTGTGA